One Ammospiza caudacuta isolate bAmmCau1 chromosome 27, bAmmCau1.pri, whole genome shotgun sequence genomic window, actaaaacctatgtgtacaatatttaccataacttcccaatacctatcacctatgttagacagtgagcttctactctaaaccagtctaaaagtgccaacatcacagcagaagatggaggccaagaagaagaaggagaaaggcaggatatgcccagattcctctatgttgccccctgaacccccattctaaaaacaaacaaaaaaaaaaatatttttcaccctgtgataaattcactatcattctacttaaactttcatggcttgtaattcttcatataaggttggtaattgtttttttttccaagggctaaatcaaaggcacaggggtcctgtgctctgtgccaaggtctctgagccccctgggcaggggcttgaatcctccagagcagccagaggaatttcctgggttctgacatcccctctccagcctttcCTTGCAGCCAGGAGAGGAAATCAGGGGCTCTCCCTACATGGTCACTTCCTCCCACACCTGGAGCCAAAGAGGGTCCCATCCATCCATGAGTGTCCCATCCCACACCTGGAATCAAAGACTGTCCCATCCATGAGTATCCCATCCATGAGTGTCCCATCCATGAGTGTCCCATCCATGAGTGTCCCATCCCACACCTGGAGTCAAAGAGGGTCCCATCCATGAGTGTCCCATCCATgagtgtcccctccctcccacaCCTGGAGTCAAAGAGGGTCCTATCCATGAGTGTCCCATCCCACACCTGGAGTCAAAGATTGTCCCACCTATGAGAGTCCCCTCCCTCCCACACCTGGAGTCAAAGAGGGTCCTATCCATGAGTGTCCCATCCCACACCTGGAGTCAAAGATTGTCCCACCTATGAGAGTCCCCTCCCTCCCACACCTGGAGTCAAAGAGTGTCCCATCCATCCATGAAGGTCCCATCCCACACCTGGAGTCAAAGAGTGTCCCATTCATCCATgagtgtcccctccctcccacaCCTGGAGTCAAAGAGTGTCCCATCCATCCATGAAGGTCCCATCCCACACCTGGAGTCAAAGAGGGTCCCATCCATGAGTGTCCCGTTGTAGTGGTAGCGGACAAAGTCCCCGGTCACGGCCCGGCGCTTGCAGGTCTCTGGCACCTCCAGGTGCTCCAGGAAGACGCCATCCTTGGGATTGTGGAAATCCACCAGCAGCACGCTGAACACCAGCGACGCCTGCGGCGGGATCACCGTCCCTGGGGGATGAAACAGCTCAGCCTGAAGGAGGGTCCTGCACCAgggggctctgctcagggctggcagcacgGGGGGGTGCCTGGCTCACCGTAGCCCTTCTCCCCATAGGCCAGGAACGGGGGGATGATGATGCTCCTCTTCTCCCCAGCGCacatccccagcagcccctggtcCATGCCCTTGATCAGCCACCCCGTGCCCACGTAGGTGTCATAGGTGCTGCCCTTGCTGTAGCTGGTGGTGGAgaatgaggatgaggatggctctggggccacagcagcagccccaggcagagcagtgctgtgccagAGGCTGCTTTGGGGGGTCATGGAgctgcaccagccctgctggagagcaggacaGAGTGAGGCTGCTCCGACTtcttggggaagatgaaacagtaaagccttataaatatgattgtctggcaaaagattttgagaatataaaAACTATAAGTGatattgaaatgaaagcaagttttgagaTACTTTAGTTACTGAACATCTGGAAAACCatggctggctgaaggtgaaacaacaccctctgcttgcggacaggcccaagggtcagagcagaccctacagcttggcagaaggggcccaaagaggaatttttagggtttaaaatgtaacacaatatggtaatgtaatgattcttataggctgtatgtaaatgctatgggatttgtatcttgtactagactggttagtgagaattagaatattcaacacagaagaagatttatggtattgtaatgggaacctcgctctcttacccttttatgCTCTTACAATCTTATGCTCTCcaccctctcttctctcaggcctgctctgagctgtgcctggcagctcccagcagggcccctttgcaataaaccccaaattccattaCCTGGCTCcagagatctctcgtctccATCTGTCCCAACCGTCCTACACCCTGCACTCCTACACACTtgtgtgcccaggctgctgtCTCTGGGTCCCAGCCACTCCTAATGGCCCAGTGTCAGGCAGAGGGTGCCCTGAGGCCAGGGgacatcccagtgtccccacctgGAGTCAAAGGGGGTCCCATCCAGCAGGGTGCCGTTGTAGTGGTACCGCACGAAGTCCGAGTTCTCCACGGTGCGGTTGCAGCGCTCGGGTTTGGACAGGGTGGTGATCTGCAGCTTGTCATTCTTGTTCCAGATGTCCAGCATGACCACGTCGAAGTACAGGGTGGCATCGGGGGGGATCAGCCCCGCTAAAggggcagcagcaaggaaaGAGCACCTTGAGTAGGGCCAACACTGAGCCCAGGCCAGCCATGGGCTCTGCCCCCAAAGCCTCCCCTGAAGCCACTGCTGGagacccagcacagcccagctggggcaggaccCCGCATTCCCAGGATGTCACTGACAtatttcctggaaaaatcccttcaccaggatttcttctcctgggaatctacgaagcctcagagaaaagggaaaacaatattatcccatttgcttctcctgtgttttgctgctttggaatgtggttggagattgtttatccaacatgtgaattgttttgacttaatgaccaaccACAgtcaagctgtgtcaggactctgaaaagagagtcacaagtttttaattaatatctTGTTAATCCctctgtctgtatcctttctctattattttacatagtataatatagtataatggaatggaatggaatggaatataATGGAATGgaatataatataatgcaatataatataatgtaatgtaatatatatgatatacTATATATGATACAATATATggtataatatgatataatatatatcataccATATCATAATAAATTgaccttctaagaacatggagtcagatccatcatttccttcctgccatgggaaACACCACACCAGGGAAGCCTCACTTCAGCACCACTCTCTGGCCATGGAGCCACCCTAACTTGGGCCCCATCTCCCAGGGGACCTCtggagccctgtccctgtccctgggggcTTTTCTCCCCGAGCCCTCCGTGCCAGGGCCCCTTACCCACGCCGATGCTGCCGTAGCCCAGGTGGGGTGGCACGATGAGGTGGCGCCGCTCATTGACGCACatgccctgcagcccccggTCCATGCCCGTGATCAGCCGCCCGACGCCCACCACGCCGGCCACCGTGGCCCCTCTGTCGTagctggggcagagggacagagccATCAGAGCTGAGAAAAGGGATGGAGCTCCCAAAGCTGCCAAGGCGGGTCTCACATCACTGTCTGTGTGGCAGGCAGGGCCCATAGATCAAAAATGTGGATGCTGGAGGGCTCAATCCCATGCTGCTGGTCAGGATTTCAGCCCCAGAAGCCATCCAGACGCTCCCCAGATCTCACCcactgagctgggctggaggctggcagctctgctccttccaaatCATTTTGTACCTGGCACATCAGAGCTTTACACAGTGATGAGGAAAGATGACGTGCTGGCCTCATTTTAAACTgcaaatttgtttttatttttaagccttAAAATACTCCAAGAAACTACTGGGGCAGCAGATGTCCTCCTGACAGAGAATTCTGTTTAGCAGTGAGGCTCCCACTGCAGTTAATTTGTTCCCCATTGATGCTCACAAGAAAGATAAGACATATCAAACCATGTCTTATCACATCAAACTGTGAACCCCTTTTGCTTTCCAGAGCTCCAAAACAACACCTGCCTGGGAAATTTTGATTGCTATGTGGCTTCAGTTATTCCTGTGTGCCCAGTGCTCCTTCCTGCACATGGTGCTGCAaaccaggggctgccccagccccgatTCCCAGCCAGCACGAGCAGAGCAGGGGGCCAAGGAGCTCCGAGGCCAGCAGAGCAAAGCCTCTGCTATAATGAAGGGTTTTGCTGCTGCCACGTCTCAAAGTGCTCCGAGCATTTCCCTGCCTGTGCAGCACATGCACATACGTGTTCCTGCGTGCACAGCGTGCCAATTAGGGCCAAATTAGCACAGCTCTGTGGATTGAGGGGGCGGAGGCTCCCCgaagggctgggagctcctATGGGATCAGTATgggggctgcagcctgggctggggatCGCTTCAGTGTGCAGGCTCCTGAGTTACCCCATCACCCACCAAAACCCCTCCTCGGTTCCAAGCCGGGCGTTGTCTCtgcgctggggctgggggaggcatGCGGGGTCTCcaggctgcctgcccagcccggAACGCGGGccgggggctgggggaggcatGCAGGGTCCCGCAGCTGCCCCCCGCATGCAGCCGCCGCGGAGCCGCGGCCGATACCTGGAGTCAAACTTTTTGCCATCTTTAAAGGTCCCATTGTAGTGGTAGCGAATGAAATCCCCCATCTGCGCCTCCCGCAGGCAGATTTTGGGGATATAGTATCTGTCTATCACCACGTCTTCCAAAGGGCCGGGGTCGCCCAGCGCCGGGGCGCCCAGGAcggccaggaggaggaggaggaggcggaggaGGCAGCAGCGGCTGCCCGGGGCCATGGCCATGGCGCTGGGGCTCAGGCGgcggaagggaagggaaggaggagggcgGGGGGTTCAGGACGCCCCTTTCTCTTTCCCGTGCCTTCCCCTCCGcccgcccagcccggcccggcccgcctgGAATTTCTGTAGACGTGTccgggccccgccgcgctcccccCGCCGCGCCGGGAGCTGACACCGCGGCACGGAGCGATCCACGCCGGAGGGGTCATTCTattcctctcttttgttttccctcttcggttttcccccccttctttatttatttctcttcttaccccttttcctctttttttacttttctattttttttcctcctccctctcatTATTTCGTTATttactctctcttttttttttttttttcttccttttttcctttcctcctctgtgCGGCTGCAGGCCCACCCCGGCCCTGCCCGTCCTGGCTCCAGGTCCTAGCGCTGctgtgcctcctcctcctcctcttcttcctcctcctcctcttcttcctcctgcccatgccagCTCATTGCACCCGGCCCaagatgctgctgctcagtCCCAGCAGCTCGGGAGAGTAAATAAAAGGAATTAAGTGTTTTAATAGcgaggctgctgctggcagagccttTACTCAAAAATAGGAAATTCTCCCAGCAATCCTTCCCTGACAAACCGAGCCTCAAACTGTCACAGAGGTGTTACCcacacatccctgctcccccaAATCCATCGGTGAAACAGGTCCTGTGGCAAGAGCCTTTGGTGAGTGCCAggtggggaatgcaacaggctGTGAACCCAAACgcaaatcccagcccagcccctctgaAGCTCAGTGCTACCAGTGAGAGAAACAGCTCCAGCCAAGCACCatcagctcccccagcccagccccgggggGGTTTGCAGCCCCCCAGCCACCCCACACCGGGGGGAGCACCCTCAGCACGGCTCGGAGCAGCCTGGGGGGACACGAGTGAGTGCTGACAGGGCTGGTGGCACCACAGCCGCACCCTCTGCTCCGCAGGGAGAAACCTCAGcgctgtcctggctgctgccccGCGCAGTGACATCCCTCAGTGCCACCGTCCAGCCAGCGACAAAGCGCTGGGTTTGGGCCGGGGCCACTGCGGCCGTGCCGAGGCCTGGCACGGGCCAGCTCTGGGGCCGGGATCTGGCACGGCACAGGGCGTGTGGCCTCGGGCTTGGCACGGGCCGGCGGCGGGGACACCTCTGGCCACCGCCGGCCTGGAGAGCCTGCCCGCGCATGGTGCTGCTCTGCGCATCCCCCGCGCATCTCCTGCGCAGCCCccgcggggcgggcggagcCGCACTAAGACCCTGCGCGCCCGCCACGCACCGCCCATCCCCGCTGCTGCCCGCCCCCTGCGCGGGGCCCGGCGTGGAGCGTGGAGCGCTGCGCGGACAGTGCGCGGGGCGGTGCGCGGGCGGTGCGTGGAGCGCTGCGCGGTACGGTGCGCGGAGTGGCGTTGCGGTGCGCGGGTAGTGGGCGGGCGGTGCGCGGGCAGTGCGCGGGCGGTGCGCGGGCAGTGCGCGGCAGCAGGCATGGGCGGCGCGGTGCCGGTACCGGTGCCGGTAGCGCGGGCACTGCCGGTGTTGCTGCTGGCGGCCGGGCTGTGCGCGGCGCAGTACGAGCAGTACAGCGTGCGCGGCTTCCCCGCGGCCGCGCTGGAGCCGCTGCAGAGCGCCTACGAGCGGGCGCTGGAGCAGTACGCGGACGCGCAGTGGGCCGAGAGCGCTCGGGGGCTGGAGGCCAGCCTGCGGCTGCACCGGCTGCTGCGGGACAGCGAGGCGCATTGCCACCGCCGCTGCGCCGGGGAGCCCCCTCCTGCCGGGGAGGGTCCGGCCGGGGAGCGGGAGTGGGAGCGGGAGCTGCGGCTCTTCGGGCGGCTGCTGCTCCGGGCCGGCTGCCTGCGCGCCTGCAAGCGGGAGCTGCCCGTGTTCCAGCTGCGCTACCCGCCGGCGCAGACCCTGCGCGACTTCCAGCGCCGCCAGCCCTACCAGTACCTGCACTACGCGCTCTTCAAGGTGAGGCGGTGCAAATGGACGGGGGAAGGGGTGGGGGAGTCCTGCTCCTCTGTCCTGCACCGCTGATCTTTCCACTCCATGATACCCCCCTGATTGGGCACACCCCTTCCCGGGTCTCATCCTGTGCCACTCATCCTGTGCCTCCTCTTTGACACCCCCATTCTGCATCCTCATCCTGTGCCCTCCATCCTACACTGTCAGCCTCTGATCTGCCCACCCTGAACCCCACTCCTGTCTATCTGTGCCCCACTCCATCCTGCACCCTGCTGTCAGGtgcttcccctttccttccctccccatctGGCATCccccagcatctcctccatgctGCCCCGGAGCCGTGGCACGTCAGCATCATCTGGGACACATCAGGCAGGACGACTGGGGGGCCCCTGTGTCCCACCTTGTGTTGCCCTGGTGGCCCAAGGTCTCCCTGGACAGGCAGAGAGcactcaggggctgccccagcctgagGGGCCTGGGCTGGAGGGTGCAGTGCCTCTGAGTGTGGTGGGACACGTGTCTGGATGCTCCATAAGAAAGAAGGAGCTGCTCAGCTTCACAGTGCAGACGTGGAGGGAGGTTTTGAGGAGGGAGGTTTCATCAGGCACCCCCCTCAGGTGGCCATGTGCCGGCCAGagtggctctggcagggcacagcGGTCTGGTCCCTGGCACCTTCCACTGCTGGTGCTGTTTTAGcactcagcactgcagccccactCACCTGGCAGTGGTGAGGGACTGCCTGGCTTCATCCTTAATGCCTTTTCCTCTTGTTGCTCTGGCCCAAACCCATTTCATGGATGGATTGTTCAAAccaccctccctccctgctcctctgagctGCAACCTGAGCCCGTaaagcagcaggggcagcagccaggtCTGATGGCAGTGCTGGAGACGGGTGGAGGTGTGGGTCAAACCCACAGCACTTGGATCTTCCTCACACCACGGGGATCCTCCTCACACCATGAGGATCCTCCTCACACCACGTGGATCCTCCTCACACCACTGGATCACTCCTGGCTGGATATGGGAGCCCATGGGAGGctgagctgcccctgtgcccaaaatgggcacagccaggatgtTGGCAAGGCTGGAGTTGCGTGCTCCCAGATCCTGTCTGTTCATCCCTGCAGTGGATGATTGTGCACTGTGGGTTCAGGGGTGCTCCCCACAAGGGTCACCCCTCTGTCCTGCCGCCCAGGGCTCTGGCTGGGTGCTGAGGCCCCCTTGGCTGCACTGTGGGCTCAGGCTGCCCTCCAGAAGGTCTCTGCACCTCCCTCCACAGTCAAACAAGATCGAGAAGGCCGTGTCTGCTGCCCACACCTTCCTGC contains:
- the FKBP10 gene encoding peptidyl-prolyl cis-trans isomerase FKBP10 yields the protein MAMAPGSRCCLLRLLLLLLAVLGAPALGDPGPLEDVVIDRYYIPKICLREAQMGDFIRYHYNGTFKDGKKFDSSYDRGATVAGVVGVGRLITGMDRGLQGMCVNERRHLIVPPHLGYGSIGVAGLIPPDATLYFDVVMLDIWNKNDKLQITTLSKPERCNRTVENSDFVRYHYNGTLLDGTPFDSSYSKGSTYDTYVGTGWLIKGMDQGLLGMCAGEKRSIIIPPFLAYGEKGYGTVIPPQASLVFSVLLVDFHNPKDGVFLEHLEVPETCKRRAVTGDFVRYHYNGTLMDGTLFDSSYSRNQTYNTYIGKGYIIPGMDQGLQGVCIGEHRRVVIPPHLAYGENGAGDKIPGSAVLIFDVHIIDFHNPADPVEIETVFRPEGCNVTSRLRDFVRYHYNCSLLDGTRLFSSHDYEKPQEVTLGANKVIEGLNSGLLDMCAGERRVLIVPPHLGHGESGARGVPGSAVLRFEVELISMEEGVPEGYLFIWHGEPPANLYEQMDLNKDGEIPAEEFSTFIKSQVAEGKGRLMPSSDPEKVIADMFQNQDRNQDGKITPEELKLKSDEDQEKIHEEL